A region of Oryctolagus cuniculus chromosome 3, mOryCun1.1, whole genome shotgun sequence DNA encodes the following proteins:
- the RNF148 gene encoding RING finger protein 148 → MDLLRITPSTHSSVSSRLLKLSILLLLSLPDSKGKAIWTAHLNITFQVGNRIVSELGESGVFGNHSPLERVSGAVVLPEGWNQNACNPLTNFSRPEQADSWLALIERGGCTFTHKINVAAEKGANGVIIYNYPGTGNKVFPMSHQGTENIVAVMIGNLKGMELLHLIQKGVYVTIIIEVGRMHMPWLSHYVMSLFTFLAATIAYLLLYCAWRPRMPNSSTWRRRQMKADVKKAIGQLQVRVLKEGDKELDPNEDSCVVCFDIYKPQDVVRILTCKHFFHKTCIDPWLLVHRTCPMCKCDILKT, encoded by the coding sequence ATGGACCTGCTTAGAATTACTCCTTCAACTCATAGTTCTGTTTCATCTCGACTGTTAAAGCTTAGCATCCTTCTACTTCTTAGCCTTCCTGACTCGAAAGGAAAAGCAATATGGACAGCTCACCTGAACATAACGTTTCAGGTGGGAAATCGGATTGTATCAGAACTAGGAGAGAGTGGAGTGTTTGGGAATCATTCTCCTCTGGAAAGGGTATCTGGTGCGGTGGTACTTCCTGAAGGTTGGAATCAGAATGCCTGTAATCCTTTGACCAATTTCAGCAGACCTGAACAGGCAGACTCTTGGCTGGCCCTCATTGAACGAGGAGGCTGTACTTTCACACACAAAATCAATGTGGCAGCAGAGAAGGGAGCAAATGGGGTGATCATCTATAACTATCCAGGTACAGGCAACAAAGTATTTCCCATGTCTCACCAGGGAACAGAAAATATAGTCGCAGTGATGATAGGCAACCTAAAAGGCATGGAACTTTTGCACTTGATCCAGAAAGGAGTTTATGTGACAATCATCATTGAAGTGGGAAGAATGCATATGCCATGGCTGAGCCATTATGTCATGTCTCTGTTTACCTTCCTGGCTGCCACAATTGCCTACCTTTTACTGTACTGTGCCTGGAGACCTCGAATGCCCAATTCTTCCACCTGGAGGCGAAGACAAATGAAGGCAGACGTGAAGAAAGCTATTGGTCAGCTTCAAGTTCGAGTGCTCAAAGAAGGTGATAAGGAACTAGATCCAAATGAAGACAGTTGTGTTGTTTGCTTTGACATATACAAGCCCCAAGATGTAGTACGTATTTTaacttgcaaacattttttccataAGACATGCATTGACCCCTGGCTTTTAGTACATAGGACTTGTCCCATGTGCAAGTGCGATATTTTGAAAACTTAA